Sequence from the Phragmites australis chromosome 11, lpPhrAust1.1, whole genome shotgun sequence genome:
GTAAGCAAATTTCTCCAACGGAGTGACGAACGCACAGAGCGGAAGTCTCATCCCACCTGCCGTGGAGGGAGCGGCACTTGGAGGCGACCCGGTGGTACACGCGGGAGTCGGGGTGGAAGGTGAGGGCGACGCGGCCGCCGCGGAGGCCgcggaggaggtcgccgaggaAGTGGAGCTCCAGGAAGCGGTACAGGAGCGCGGAGGCGATGGCGAGGGCCGCCAGGGCGTAGCGCGTCCATGGCACCAGCGCCGCAGCGCGGAGCACCAGCTCACCCGccgactcgccgccgccggaggaagTGTCCCCAGCCTCCATCGGCGTGGGATGCTGAGGGCTAGTAAGGATCCAAATGGGGGAGGTCGTTGGAGCGGGGAGGAGacggggggagggggagggggccGAGTGATCTGCGTCGGTTGCGACTTGGGACTTGGGAGCGATGGGCTTCGTCTGTTTCTCGTTTAGGAATGGCCGTTCGGTTGGGCCCACGTTATAACAGACGTGCCCATGCGAGAAATCGTGTTTTCCTCGTGACTGGTAGGAAAACAGGAGATAGACACAGACGCGCGGGCCCGGACGTCGAGTTTTCCTCTCTAGAAGGGAAATACGCTGTAAACACTGACGTGTGGGCCCGTTAGCATTGTTAAAGATTTAGCATGCTATCTTCCTCAGTGTCCACTCGGGACACGGACGGCGTAACAGGGACCAGGCCTTTGcaatttaaaaaaatccattGAAAAACAAGAATTTAAGAGGAGCATATGCCCTAACTGGGCTGAGCTAGGGCTCAACTTATCGACGGTTACCGAGCGAAATTCATGATTATCAATCTTATCGAGCCGCACCGATAATATAAACTGTTCAGTAatcgaatttaaattaaaaaatataaaatataaaaaattagaaacaattctaagactttttgtgaaaaaattaataataatattgtttggatcatattctataggtaggaagtttgaaaaaaaagaaagaaaaaagttaaagcgcacagctcatttattaacttatattaagaaaaagcttaacatataaacacatatttttcttgtatataacatatcttaagaggatctttaaaattagtttcactttattaatagttttattaatttttccataatttttacaaacttcacaagcataaagtgaatatgttaagaaacaatactgtaattaacttttttatgtctaccattatttttcctacataaagaatagtataagtaaactaataaaagtagtttcactaattttggaggtgtgatgagttagttatgaattaatctagttataACATATTTATACAAATCCTGCATataacaataactatttcatgagttcatgtatttttaaaagacataggatcatataagaagactaacaaaataggtttcatgatttttggattagcaaagagtaaactatgcattttacttggtttaaaaaatacattttctcaacttttttatgagtataaatacttttatcatgtagatcatgttaaaaaaaatcaacaaaatttgtttcactttgtgaagctcagatgaattagttattaattttacaaggttgagccttttaaaccgctcgataaattgcTAAAATCGAATAGTTACTGATAAAACTGAACAGTTACTGACAATGCGAAAAATTTGGAAAATGATAAAGTGCTAACTTCGGTCGGTTACCGGtgcaaaccgaccggttaccgttCGGTCCAAATTCTCGCCGAATTTCAAATATGACAAGTGAATTTTGAGCGAATTCTCGTTGAATTTCGAGCTGTTATCGTGATAACCACGAATTTTTCAGTTACCGCCGACTCTCTTTTTTGCGCCCCAAATGGTTTTGTAAACCTTACCTGAGCCTCTCTTGATCTGCCCCAGGACACCTCAACAGAATAAATAGGAGATACAAGGACATCACTTCTTAACGTTCATGTATTAGAAATAACAACTTATATTCAATTATAATCTTTATAAGTAATATATAGAGTACTTAAGGAGTACAAATAAGGACTCCAGTGATCTAAGCTAAAAATGTCCGACTGGCTAAGCCAAATAGATCGACACGATGTATGCCATTTTTGGCCTGGCACGGCTCGGCCCGATGGGGAATGGGTCGGACCAGTACGACACGGCTAGGTAGGCTGTGCCTCGGCTGGAGGCACAGTGCGTTGGGCTGGCAGGGTATGGTCcatttaagttttttattttttaagaatatatatattttgtttagAGGTAACATTCTATATAAATTATGGTAAAGTGGTAGTGCACTTTACTTCCGAGCATAATGTCACGGGTTAGATTCCGGATGAcacctatattttttttttatttttgatgtgGTAAGAGGCTaacgaaaaaaaaatttatcggGCTTACCATACCGTAGGCCAACACGGCACGACCCGACCATAAATAGGCCGTTCCTGAGCCTGAGGTTCAACATGCAGACCGATACGGCACATCCTGCTTAGCTAATAAACCTAAACGGGCCGTGGCTAGTCAGGCTCGAGCCGTGTCATGCTAGACGATCTAGTTGAACACCTTTGACCTAATCTATATGTAAGTAGATAAgaactctatattcctaacacctTCTCAAATACAAGACGTATATAATATTGTTGCATTTAAAAGAgatgatattaattaattaataaactTAAACTAATACATCAAAATACTGTCTCTTTAAAGCCATCGTAGAATAAAACCTTTAATCTTATTAAATCAAGTTGAAAAAATGCTATATGAAACACATGAATAGAGTTATGATGATAACAACAACTAAATATCATTGAGCGAAAATCGCAATAAAACAATGACGAATaacaaaacaacatatataaatTGTCGCTAAAGCTACAGGAGTTACATCAATAACAACTCAAAAGAAGCCGCTCTCAAATGCAAAAGTAGTTCTCGAGAAGATTAATAACATCATAAAAGATCTAGTATCCTAACTATACGTAATgaataaaaactatatttctaacgtCGTGAAGGCACAAAACAGCAAAACACCAACCCGAAAAATCTCAAAAGGTTTCGAGAAGATTAATAACAGACTAGCCAACTGTTGTATTGAAACAAACTTGTACGCATTAGTGCATTACACATTCCAGAACAAGCCTGAAACTGTATCTAGATGATACATCCCTTATTCTTGTATTACACATTCGTCAGGCCACTGCCATACTATAACACGGTCTTCTCAGTTATGACTTCACATAAGGCCCGAGGAGAGCGTTGTACCCTGGTGAGTGCCAGACCCAGGTCCATGGAGCTGGTAAGTCTGGCTTGGCACAACCTGAAGAACACCTGGTTGCTCTGCAATCCAAACGAATGCCAATAGCCAATGTTAAAAAGAAGCCAACGTACAATAATGAATCGAGGAGCACCAAGGTACGTTTCTGTCGCCCGCAATTTTGTTGAGataaaagatgtgcaaatatGTCCCGGAATAGTGATGTTAATGTGTGATCTTGACATGTTGTAGTTTGTGGTCAGATAAGGTTGGCAGTAGGTGTGCCAATAAAATGTACTGATATTTGATCACACAGTTTCCTCGATCACATCATGTTCAACTTGTCCGATGAAAAGGAAGATGTAAGACCCATCATGAAAAATGGAACCTAGCTTACATAATTCCGATGAATGAACAGATGTAAGAGTTCCGGTTCACAAGGAAAAGGTTCCATTCCCTAACGTATTTCTCTAGGAGTCCTCCAGCAACAGTTAAGAGCAACCACAAATCTACCATTCAGTATCAGTATGTGGTCAGATGAGTAGGATGCTAAGTTGATAACCGCACAAATGTCCAAAGGACACAATGAAACCGAATCTGGTAAGTAATTTTATCATTAACACGAGCAAAATACTTTCTGTTACGTATCTGGTGCCATCTTCCTTGGACCACTTTGGAGATGTAGATTATATGTGACGATGCTCCAAGCATATTGTTGGAGGACCTAGGTGCTTATAGCAGCAGCAAGCTACAATACTCCAATCGGATCTTTGTAGCTTGTGATTTGTGCACCAAAGCACTTCCTCCTGTGAGAGAAATGTGCGATTGTTCACCAATTCCTCAACTGCTAATGTGTACGCTAAAATGTCAAGAGGGTAGCACATTGATTAGTTTGCTATCCTACAACATTGCGCATCAGGTCCAAGCGTCCGACAATCTACAGCTTGGAGTCGATTTCACAATGCAAATTGAGCAAGGATTTGAGCCACTCATAGGCATCCACTAATTGGGTGCAATCGCAAACCAATAGGCATCCGCTATTTTTTTCCCCAATACAGGGGGACGAGGACGACGAAGTAGTACAACTCAATCGCAAGAGAATATATCGAAGGGGGAACTCACTCTTGAGCTCCGCAACCTGCTCGGGGGTGAGCTTTGCGGAGAACCCGCTGGCGGCGTGCTTGTAGTGGTAGAGCACCGCGTCCCTGGCCTTCTCCGCGCtgccaaaccaaaaccaagaaTCCAAACATAAGTAAATAGCCATCACGctccagagaaaaaaaaaatcccccaCAAGCAAGGCAAGCTAGAGCCGATCGCGTCCCCAGACACCAAATTCCTAGCAACAACGCACGCCGATCGGGTCCCCAGAGACCAAATCTCTACCGGGCGCAGCACAGATCCGGTCCGACGGTTACCTGCCGAGGACGGCGGCGAGGGTGCGGATGTGGAACTCCTCGGGGTCGGCGTCCTCGGGGCGATCCACGTAGACGATGTGCACGGCCGCCTCCTGCGCCTCCGCGGGGGGTGCCTGCTCCGGCTCGGCCgccatggctgctgctgctgctccgaGGAAGAGGAGAATCAGGAGAGGGTTACGAAGTTGAAGGGGATAATTCTTGGTCTTCATCGCCGTCGATTCCGAGGTGGCTCTCGTCTTTATAGCCGTCGGTGGTGGAGATCGTGATCGGGTCGTGCCTCGTGTGAGCGTCTCGGCATCTCCGCGTCCACCCGCTTGCCTTCTCGACGAAGCATTTTACCCCCCGCGAGTTTTGCAGATTACGCCCACAGTTTGGGCTTATTATAGAGATATTATTTTCCCTCCACGTCGCTGCTTACAAGCTAGAGTGGTGCGAGGGCGAgcgttgaataataaagaagtGTAGGGTTGTTTCTGCATTTTTCTCGTTTCTCTTGGTGACGAAGCAGCCAGCTTCGGCCTGCTGATGATTATCAGCTTAATACGAAGCGTGTAAGCATCCTGTAGCGTTATTTAAGGTCATCTGAAGTTGCCGAATCGATGATGACCATACATTCTCCAACTAAACATATTTTGTGCGTTTGCGAATGCAGTTTTGGTGCTACTGAAGCAATGCCTAGTTCAGTTTCCTCTAATTGTAAGCATGGTTTTCTCTAATTGTAATCTAACTCCTATTAAAACTATCTTCAacagatatttaaaaatttatttttataatattattattatagtattctttatttttcatcttcaacCGTTACTCTATTTTCTATATGTCATTATTCTTCTCTCCCTTCGGTTGTAGGGTTATCTTCTGTGACTAGTAATAAAGACGAGAGAATCGACAAATATAGAGGGACCATATTACTGTAGCAGTGGATACGACAGATGCTGGAGAGGTTTGCCGGTTTCTCGATCAGCAAAAGGACAACACAGTGATGGAGATCGGCATTTGCGGTAGCTGCTGGAGTCGAACTAACTAGACATATCAAGGGATTGCAACGTCCTCGAAAAATATTCAGTGATTGCTTTGATCAGAAAAGAGTGTGATGTATCACTGTAACTATAAACATTCAGAGATTCTACTGCATCAAGGCTCAAGGCTAAGGCATGTGCAAATCAAACTGACTCTAGGAGACTGTCCTCGAAATAGATGGTATGGTGATTCAACCGTGAACCCATCTGGTGGAGTGTGCATGTTGGTGCAGAAATGGCTAACCATGATTGGTGACGATGCAAACATTTGTGTTGATATGTCACTGTGTCAGATAAATGGGAGTAAACTGGTGACTCGCCACACTAGCATCTGTTCATGGGCTGTGATAGAAATGGCCAAATGGGATCTGCACTCTGTATCAATGGCTCAGACTGCATGAAAATGTTCATCATAATCCCTTTCTGAAGAAAAGATTATAGGGCTCAAATTCAGTACAGCTAAAAGTTTCAATGATACCGAGTAGTCTTTGAGGTTTATTTGTAGCTCTGAGTCAGTAAGCTGAGAATCGAAGAAAATGGTCAACGAAACAAACATGTCAATTTTGCACAAACACATACCTGTTATATGGCCTGCAGGGTCTCTCTAAGTTCTgttcattttacggctgaagtGTGTGTCCAGTTGAGACAACATATTGACTTCTGCAGCATCAACCCGTTCAGTGAGCAATTTAGCCGTTCTACTATTCCGTTCGAGTATAAACCATATTGTCTGAACAACATTCCGAATAAGAAACAGTTATATAGGAATAAGAAATTCCACATCCACTATAGTAAAATATAGAAGCTGTGTCAAAGAAACCAAGGGTGACAACTCACTGATGGAGATTTTAAACACAAGGTCAATTTAACCACTCATTGGCACAAATGTACACCCAATGTCAAATTTCGATGTcgaaatttttgagaaaaaaaatcagttcaaCATAGATTGCTGAACCGCGCAAACA
This genomic interval carries:
- the LOC133885429 gene encoding subtilisin-like protease SBT3.6, with the translated sequence MKTKNYPLQLRNPLLILLFLGAAAAAMAAEPEQAPPAEAQEAAVHIVYVDRPEDADPEEFHIRTLAAVLGSAEKARDAVLYHYKHAASGFSAKLTPEQVAELKKQPGVLQVVPSQTYQLHGPGSGTHQGTTLSSGLM